A single region of the Glycine max cultivar Williams 82 chromosome 20, Glycine_max_v4.0, whole genome shotgun sequence genome encodes:
- the LOC100802606 gene encoding uncharacterized protein, with the protein MRKNGTKVQKRTLQLNDMAGRSVELTLWGWLQTICHAGEFPVLATKVVRSNDFNGNLRRDLCSKERSGSCSGETIKRKRGFDLERPTERDIFYGGCDEHEAGLTSYTALERCKISSNNDDGYDEDVEVDLTLSIGGGSQVNINKNRSCNKPYLLPLGYLDSPNGKTKDLNSSVSFQSYRVGDFSDPTTPMSSSSVTFDQERKGPHWISQGLKLK; encoded by the exons ATGAGAAAAAATGGCACTAAAGTTCAGAAGAGAACTCTCCAGTTGAATGACATGGCTGGCCGAAGTGTTGAGTTAACTCTATGGGGATGGTTGCAAACTATTTGTCATGCTGGGGAATTTCCAGTTTTGGCTACAAAAGTTGTCAGATCAAATGATTTCAATGGGAA TTTGAGAAGGGACTTATGCTCAAAGGAAAGGAGTGGAAGTTGTTCTGGAGAGAccataaaaaggaaaaggggTTTTGACCTAGAAAGGCCTACTGAGAGAGACATTTTTTATGGCGGCTGTGATGAACATGAGGCAGGACTTACCTCCTACACTGCACTAGAGAGATGCAAAATAAGCAGCAACAATGATGATGGTTATGATGAAGACGTGGAAGTGGATTTGACTCTAAGCATAGGAGGAGGAAGCCAAGTTAATATTAACAAGAATAGAAGTTGTAACAAACCTTATCTACTTCCATTGGGGTACTTAGACTCACCCAATGGGAAAACTAAGGACCTAAATTCTTCTGTCTCTTTCCAATCCTACAGGGTGGGAGATTTCAGTGACCCCACCACCCCTATGAGCAGCTCAAGTGTGACATTTGATCAAGAGAGAAAGGGGCCACATTGGATTTCTCAAGGTTTAAAGCTTAAATAG